ATCAGCCCCCATATTAAGGTAGTTCTTCCTGAAGTCTAACTGCAGCCCCTCATGCTGCATTTCCTTGGCACATAGTGgggcttccttcttcctcctcaccCTTTTTGCCTTCTTGGGTTCTTTGGTCTCCGTGGTGCTCTCAGGGGTGGCAACAAACTCTGTGTGAAGAAAGAGGGTAGGTGAGCCCTTACTAGCCTCCTTTTCCCAACCCAGATGTGGGGCCAATTCTTGCTCTCCCTAGGGGCTGTGCATTCCCTTGAGTGAGGGTCATACCATCTTTTCCTCCGAGGGATGTCTCCTGAGTGATCGAAGAGGCTCCCATGTTGTCATTGGCTCCAAATTCCCTGGAGTTCTCGAAGTCTGACATGCTAATGTCTGTCCTGTAGCTTCTGATTGAAACTCGGTCTGTCcagaaggaagaggagttggtGTAGGGACAGGGGCTGGGACCTAGAAGGCCAGGTTGGGCTGCTTGTCTCTAGGCAGATCCACTGTAGCCCTGCAGGACAGCTGAGGTGGTGCACCTCTGACTATGACCCAGGGGGATGGAAATGATCCGAGTCTCCTCCCCAGTCCCTTTTCCTGGGTAATCAGGACTTGGTAATCCCTGATCTTTGTTTGTCACTCTGGGATCTTTCAATGAACAATATCTCCTTTGGTCCTCACATCAGCTCTGTGAGGTAGTGATTATCATCCTTGTCTTGAGccatgaggaaactaaggcatggCATAAGGATggcccaatgtcacacagctcaTTAGTTATCCAATTAGTCCAAGCCCAGGGTCTCCTGAAACCCAGTCTTCTCTTCCTGGCTGCCCTGCCTCTGAACCTAGACCCTGGGTAATTGCAGATGATTTTCCAGAGTTAGTATTTGGACAGCAGCTCCGAATTTAAGTTTCGAGTATGTGTGGGTTTATCTTTCCCTATCCTGCTTTCTCAGGATCCTTTGTTTTAGCCCGTGAAAAAGGAGAGACAATGGCAGCTTCCTCTATGGGTAGATGATTCAGGACTGAGGGCTCGggttggaggtggaggcagggagtaTCCCAGGGACTCACCGACGTTCTTCCTGTGCCGGGCTCTGGCCACCCCCACAACCACGGCTCCCAGTGCCAGCACCAGGCCCAGGGGCACCAGAGTGGAGACCAGCGCTTTGGAGCTCCCACCTTGTTCCTCAGAGCTGGAAGAAGGCTTAAGTTAGTTCATCCCTGGAAAGGAGATCTGGGGGCCCGAGGATGTGCTGCCAGGGTTGACTCGGCTACTTTGTCCTCCCAGGTTTATCCACCCCATCCTGCTGATGCAGCTCCCTAGCTCTGTTCTTCTAAGAAGCCTTCCCAGACTGGCAAAGGCAAGCACTGGGCCTTGTTGCATCCCAGGCCCGGAAGACTGAACTGACTTGTAAACACCTCCCCAGCTGTGGGAGAAGGGCAGAGGGTACCATGGGACCCTTCCACTTATTGTATAAGCAAGGTAGTAAGGGCTGCCCCAGTGCTCAAGAGACAGACAGGCTTTCCTCCTTGGACCTGGTGGCCCAGCCTCAGGTGCTCAGCTCTGGGGTGTTCTCCGAGTGGGGAGCCTTGAATCCTTCCTCACCTGCTGGAATCCACAGATGCTCTGCTCCCACCAGCTTGATCTCCCGTATCTGCCACGACCTTTTCCTCTGCAAAAAGCCTGGGATCCTGAATGGCTTTGTTCTCAATCTCCCGGACACCAGAGTCTAGCACCTTCTCATCAGGAGCAGCGTCTGCCTTCGCTGGGCTGACATCGCGGGACCCTGCCACAGGGAAGAGTGGGGCCTGGGTTGTGGTTTTTTCTCTATGCTCTTACTCCTCGAGGTGAAGGAGTCTGGGGAGATTTCATGAGGAATCACAGGGTCAGGGTTCAATCTCAAGGCTGTTGGGGTAGGACCCAGGATGGCATTAGAAACAGAGCGTGATGGCCTTCTTCAGCTGTCACAGATGATCTCTGCCCCATTACTACCAAACGTCTGGTGGGGACCTTCAAGCCTTCGTGTCATAGATCAGCTATAAAGGCTGACCTATCATTAAGGCTGACCCATCACTTAGGCTGGGGAGATTTTCAAGGCTCTGAGACGCTGGCCCCAGGCTTCCCGACTGCCCAACTGGGTGCGATAGTGCTGCCCCCTGGAGGTAGCCTGGCGAAGGGCCCCTCAGTGAGTCCCAACGGCAGGGTCCAGACACAATAGGATTTCTTGAGGGACTACGAAATACCCTTATTAGGGCTGAAACATttcatgtgaaattttaaaagaggacTTGAAATGCAAATTTACTAGATGTTTCCTAATTTACTTGATCAGACCTTGTAAACGAAGGTACCCGGCCCTCTTTTGAGGGCAAGCTTTGGCAGGGGGAAGGGAGATGAACATATTGTATATGACAGTGATGTATGCATATTATTCTTCTATACAGAGAAGAATATTTCCAGATAGAGAAGAGACTTCAATCTGGGTTGAAGTGGCAACTATGggacttgtctttttttttttttttgaaatggaatctagctctgttgtccaggctagagtgcggtggcaccatctcattcactgcaacccccacctcctgggttcaagcaattctcatgcctcagctacccagatagctgggattacaccaccatgctcagctaatttttgtatttttagttgagatgagttttctccatgtcggccaggctggtgttgaactcctggcctcaagtgatctgcctaccttggcctcccaaagtgctgggattacaggtgtgagccaccacattcagctggGAGTTGTCTTAATGCCAAGGTTAAATTGCAAACCcactatttttatttagttgGTATGTTTATTTGAGATGTCCCTTTTGAAAGGCTTAATGAGGCTATATAGGACCTAAACATCCCCTCCCTTCCCGCCCTCCACTTTCAGCCTCTTACAGCCAAACATACGGGCCAGCACTGATTGAGAAGCTCTTAGGCAGGGGCCTTCAGGAAGTCCTGCCTCTGGGTCTGAGGGGCGCAGGCCCTGCCCTTGCAGACTCACCTGCTACCTTCTTCTCTTCAACTGCCACATAGACAGCTGCAGTCTCTCCATAGAAGTGGCCCTGCTTCACTCCACACCAGTACCAGCCCTCGTCTGCCCTGGTCACTGGGTTCAGGGTCAGGGAGACAAGCCGGCTGTTCTCGTCACAGTTTACGAAGGCCTCGCTGGGGCCTTCGTCTTGGCTGGGCAGGGTCTGGCAGCCTGTGTTACTCCACTTGCACCAGTATTTCTCATACGAGGAGAATTTGCATGGGAAGTGGCAGGGGATGTTGAGAGTCTCTCCCAGCACAGCCGTGACATTCCCTGGTACCTTGAGGTTTGGTTCtcctggaggagggagggaggtagaaATAAGCACAGAAGTTGGTACTTGGAGATGCTGCAGGAAAGTGACTCTGGTGTCGCTGTCCAcatgtcatatatatgtatgtatgtatgtatctcaacctttttcctttttttttttttttttttttgagacacggtctctctctgtcacccaggctggaggctagtggtgcaatcatagctcactgcagcctccgtctcctgggctcaagcgatcttcctgtcttggcctcccaaggtgctgggattacaggcatgtaccaccatgctcagtctaCATTTCCTCTTCGTATAGCATTAGAAATAAGTATGTTATTCTGTCTACATAAGAAATGTAATTGTGTGCCTAggtaataattattattgatgAGCACCATGATCAATCCAGAGTCTACCATAACCCATAGATCTTTGCACATGGACTTCAGTTTGCTTTCctcactcttccttctcttctagaCTCCATACAAAGAGGTATCTGCAATCCTCAACTTCAGCTGATGCCTGCACACTGCGAAAGAGGCCCATGTTCTTGATAGTAGGAGGTACCATGTATGGTAATTCAGAGTGTAGGGTGCGTGTTACAGATATGAAAATGTGACCTCTGAATAGGTGGGCTCCCTCCTGAGGTCTGGCCCATCAGGGTGGAGGTGGgtgaaaaaggaggaagagtggCTGGGGAtgctgctgctggctggagaGGTCTTAGAGCTTTCTCCCTTCCTGTTCAACTCTTACCTTCGATAATCTTGATCTCCACGGTGGTCCTCCAGCGAGTATCGCCGTTGGTCAGACACCAGTAGAAGCCGGCGTCCTGGGTGGTGAGCTGGTTGAGGATGACAGTGAAGGTGCCGTTGCCTGGCTCCTGGAGCAGGGAGAGGCGGCCCTCATACTGCTCCTGAACCAGCCCCTGGCTCTCCACCAGCAGGGGGCAGCGGCCATTCTGGGCCCCTTCCCAGAGACACCAGTACTTGAGGCTTTGGCTTTCCTTAGGGTTGTAGGGGCAGAGCACCGCCACAGAGCCTCCTGCCACCCCCTTCACCACAGTAGGGCTGCGGGGAATCGTGGACTCTGAAAGCACAGACAGAGATGGGATGGGAGGATGGCCACGCAGGAAGAATCTTGCGTGGCCTGAGAAGCCTTCTTCCTGGGGTCTCAGCCAGGATAGGGAGTGAAGTTTACATGCATCACCTTACcctcctcagaaaatgaaaaggaacttTCCTAATGTCACAAAGCCTGCAGCTGGAGCCACCAGGGCCAGACTCCGGGGACATGGAGTCTCCCCGTCAACCTGGGCATGTTGTTCTTTTCCTCCACATTATTCTGAGCAGAGAATGGAAGGAGTTGAAGGAGAGAATATCAGCTCTTCTTCTTTGGCTTCTTACAAACTCTCCCTCTGTATAaggttttgtctgttttatacACTAACAAGGGTATTCCACAAAAGTGGCCAAATGGGATTATGTCcaaatcaagaaaatatatttagaaaggtattatgtaaaatataaagtatgtAGCAAAGGTGAGCTtaattgttggggccccaagGGGCATCTCAAAGACGATAGCCATTTTCCAGGCAGCTAAAGCCGAGGTCCAGAGAGAACCAGGTGACCAAAGATGCAGGGGGTCCTGGTGAGGACCCTAAGCTGCACATGAACATGGCGTGCAGGGAACATAagcccctttaaaaaaaaaagtcacaagcaCAGATACTTGGAACTGCAAGTACGGGTTTGCTGCTTCTCGCGAGGGCAACTCTATGCAGGGTGCTCTGGGGTGAGACGGAGCTGGGATTTAATTCTTTCATTATGCTGATGGCTCACTAGAGTAGGGCTGAGTGGGCCAGATGGTGCTGAAATTCACAAATAACCCTACAAAATGTGGGAGTGAAACATTTAGAAGCTGGGGCACTCCTGGGAACGCATTGATACCAAGATTAGCCAATCCTTTTTCCATCTGAATGTGAGGGATGAGGCACCCCTCTTGTTcaggggtcaggggaggggacagaggaccCCTGCAGAGCCTGCCACAGCCCTGAAACACAGTCTATAAGTCCTGCCTCAATCAAGAGCTTTACTCACCTCTTACTTGTTAAGCAGGGACAGCCATCAAAAGGACTTTAATAACAGAAGAGTAATTAGGAGCTGCCACCAGGCAGAGGCTGCTTTTTCTGGCTGTCCTGTGCAGCAGCCCACACAGCCTCCACTTTGGGGCTGGTCAGTGAGTGGATGCTATTGGCTGATTGATGACTATTGATAAATAGACTCAGAGGGAGCTGAGCTTGGCTCTCACCTGCAAGACTgccccacctcctccctctccttgtcTAGGGTCTTACCCTCATTGACGAAGAGTTGCCAGGCCTGGATGGGCCAGCCTTCCTGTAGCTGACCATCCGAGTGGGCTCCACACAGGTAGCGCCCTTCATCCTCCTTCCTCAGGCCCGTGATCACCACACTGAATGAGCCATCCTTGTCCTGGGGGTTGAGCAGGATCCTGCCCTCAAAGGCTGAGTCCCTCTTCCCCAGCGTGTTGATGACCACGTCACAGGTTTCCCTACTGTTCACTCGGCACAGAAATTTGGCCACATTTGCCACCTCAAGGCCCAGGGCACAGTGGAAGGTCACTGAGCCCCTCAGGTCTTCATAAACCAGTTCGGGCTCGGGCTCTAGCACTTGGAGGTCAGCATTCTTCTCATCACGATTGGAACCATCCCCGGCCTGGCAGAGATACAGTCCATGATCGCTGAGCCTGAGTCGGTCGATGACAACGGTGAAAATTAACTGGCCAGTACCTGGAATACGAAGGCGTATTCTGTCCTTATAGTTGGGATTCACATAATTTCTGGAGTCAATGACCAGCACAGAGGTCTGGCCTATCTTCTTGTACAAGGCCTTCGTCTTCGGAGCATTCTCAGTCTTAAAAGGGCATTTGATGGTCACTGTTCTGCCCACGTCCACCGTGTAGACTTCAGTGCCATTTGGGAGCTCAGGACCTGCAGGATGAGGGGTGCAGGGTAGGGGGCGGGCAAACTGTGATTCTACTTTCTTGCAACATAGGACTATTTGCTATTCCTAATTAGGGTGTGGGTGGACTTATAACCTGGAATGCCCTCCTTCCCAGAGGAACTCTGTCAGAATATGTCTTCCAAGGCCCAGCTTGACGGCCGTCTCCTCCATGAAACCTTCCCCAAGCTGACACTAATCTCTCCCTGCCCTATGCTTTCTTGATACATCCGCATCGCTTATTACATCCAATCTGGTGTATGGTTAATTATGTTCTCCATGGACTGGAAGTACCTTGAAGGCAGGAGCATGTTTTTCTCATGTTTGACCCCTCTGCTGTGACAAGCACGATGCCTCTGCATAGTAGGTGGCCAAATTAATGTGTGTTGAAATGAACAGAACGAATGTAAACGCAGGGTGATGGATTTCAATGCATACAATAGAAGTTTCTAAAAACTACAACAGTGTAAATGTG
This region of Macaca fascicularis isolate 582-1 chromosome 1, T2T-MFA8v1.1 genomic DNA includes:
- the PIGR gene encoding polymeric immunoglobulin receptor, translated to MLLFVLTCLLAVFPAISTKSPVFGPQEVSSVEGNSVSIKCYYPPTSVNRHTRKYWCRKGASGRCITLVSSEGYVSSNYAGRANLTNFPENGTFVVNIAQLSRDDSGHYKCGLGINSRGLSFDVSLEVSQGPELPNGTEVYTVDVGRTVTIKCPFKTENAPKTKALYKKIGQTSVLVIDSRNYVNPNYKDRIRLRIPGTGQLIFTVVIDRLRLSDHGLYLCQAGDGSNRDEKNADLQVLEPEPELVYEDLRGSVTFHCALGLEVANVAKFLCRVNSRETCDVVINTLGKRDSAFEGRILLNPQDKDGSFSVVITGLRKEDEGRYLCGAHSDGQLQEGWPIQAWQLFVNEESTIPRSPTVVKGVAGGSVAVLCPYNPKESQSLKYWCLWEGAQNGRCPLLVESQGLVQEQYEGRLSLLQEPGNGTFTVILNQLTTQDAGFYWCLTNGDTRWRTTVEIKIIEGEPNLKVPGNVTAVLGETLNIPCHFPCKFSSYEKYWCKWSNTGCQTLPSQDEGPSEAFVNCDENSRLVSLTLNPVTRADEGWYWCGVKQGHFYGETAAVYVAVEEKKVAGSRDVSPAKADAAPDEKVLDSGVREIENKAIQDPRLFAEEKVVADTGDQAGGSRASVDSSSSEEQGGSSKALVSTLVPLGLVLALGAVVVGVARARHRKNVDRVSIRSYRTDISMSDFENSREFGANDNMGASSITQETSLGGKDEFVATPESTTETKEPKKAKRSSKEEAEMAYKDFLLQSSTMATEAQEGPQEA